Within the Micromonospora citrea genome, the region CCTGGACAGCCTGGAGCTGCTCTCGACGTACCGGGGGATCCCCGCGCTGCCGGGGCACGGCCCGGCGCTGGCCGACTGCGCCGCCGCCGCCGAGTTCTACCTCGCCCACCGCCGGGCCCGGCTCGACCAGGTCCGGGCGGCGGTCGCCGAGGGCGCCGGCACCGCCGCCGAGGTGGTCGCGAAGGTCTACGCGGACGTCGACCGGTCGCTGTGGTGGGCGGCCGAGTGGTCGGTGCGCGCGCAACTGGAACACCTCGGGCGGGAATCCGGCGAAGGTGCCGCGGGGTTGGAGCAAGCGTGACCTGCCCGGTGTGCGGAACCGTAGCCGTACCCGGCGCGCGGTTCTGCCACAACTGCGGGGCCGCGCTGCCGGCCGCCGCCATGCTGCCGGCGGCCGAGCGCCGGGTGGTCACCGTGCTCTTCGGCGACCTGTCGGACTTCACCTCGTGGTCGGAGGACCTCGACCCGGAACGGGTCGGCGCCGTCACCGACCGGGTGCTCGCCGCCCTGGCCGGCGCGGTCAAGACGTTCGGCGGGCACGTCGACAAGCTCACCGGCGACGGCATCATGGCGGTCTTCGGCGCGCCGGTGACGCACGAGGACGACGCCGAGCGGGCGGTCCGCGCCGCGCTGTCCATGCAGCGGGCGGTGCGCCGGGTGCTCGACGACGAGCGGGGCGGCGGCGCGCCGCTCGGCCTGCGGGTCGGGCTGAACACCGGCGACGTGATCGCCGGCATCCAGGCCGCGATCGAGTACACGGTCATCGGCGACACCGTGAACACCGCCGCCCGGCTGGCCGACGCCGCCGCCGTCGGCGCGGTCTACGCCGGGGCGCGGACCTCCGCCGCCACCCGGCACGTCGCCTCCTGGCGGGCGCTGCGGCCGTTGCGGCTCAAGGGCAAGCGCGAGCCGGTCGAGGCGTACGAGCTGCTCGGCCTCCTGGACGCGCCGGGCACCCGGTCGGGCCTCGGCGACGAGGCCCCCTTCGTCGGCCGGGAGACCGAGATCGGCCGGGTCGCCGGCCGGCTGGCCGAGGTGATCGACCGCGGCGAGCCCCGGGTGCTGCTGATGACGGCCGAGGCGGGGCTCGGCAAGTCCCGCTTCGCCGCCGAGGTGGAACGCCTCGCCGCGGGCTACGACGTGGGCGCCGGCCGGTACGCCGCGCACACCGGCGCCCGGGTGCTGTCGGTGCGGTGCGCCGCCTTCGGCGAGCGCCGCCGGCTCGCGCCCCTGGCCGACCTGGTCCGGGCGGCGGTCGGCCTGCCCAACGACGCCGCCACCGCGCTCACCCGCCCGGCCGTCGAGGAGCGGCTGCGCCGGCTCAACCAGCGGCTCGGCCGCTCCGGCGGCGATCCGTCCCCCGTCGCCACCGACCAGCTGCTGGCCCTGCTCGGGTTCGCCGAACTGCCCGCCGGCGGCGCGACCGACCAGGCCGAGTGGAGCACCGCCGGGCAGCCCGCCGACGCCGACGCCGTGCCGAACGCCGTCGCCGAACTGCTCAGCGCGCTCGCGGCGGAGGCGCCGCTGGTGGTCGTCGTCGACGACCTGCACGACGCGACCGCCGAGACCATCCGGGCACTCGGGGTCGCCCTGTCCCGGCTCACCGGCCCGGTGCTGGTGCTGCTGCTCGGCCGGCCCGAGCTGGTGCGAACCGCCGGGGCGCTGACCCGGGTCGCCGACGCCGAGGTGCACGCGCTGCCGCCGCTGCGCGGCGCCGACGCGGCCCGGCTGCTCACCAGCTATCTCGGCGGGGGCAAGCTGCCCCAGGCCGACACCGACCGGCTGCTCGCCACCGCGCAGGGCAACCCGTTCTACCTGGCCGAGCTGGTCACCCTGCTGATGGAGCGGGGCGCGCTGACGGCCGTCGCCGACCGGCACGCCCCCGGCCCCGGCGGCTGGCGGCTGGCGCCCGGCTCACTCGGCAGTCGCCTGCTCTCCCGCGACCTGGCGGCGGTGCTCGCCGCGCGCATCGACGCGCTGCCCGTCGACGCCCGCTCGGTGCTGCGCGACGCCGCGGTGGTCGGCGACACCGTGCCGGCCGGCGCGCTCGAGGCACTGCGCGAGCAGCGGGCCGGGCGGGACGGCCGCCCGGCGGCGGTGATCGCCGTCGAGCTGGAGCGGGCCGTCGAGGAGCTGCTGCAACGCCGGATGCTGCACCGCGCCCGCGCCGGCTACGCCTTCGCCACCCCGCTGATGCGGGAGGCCGCCTACGCCGGGGTGAGCAAGGCCGAGCTGGCCGAGCGGCACGCGGCGCTGGCCCGCTGGGCCGCGACCGATCCGCCGGCCGGGGCGGGCGCGCCGGGCGGCTTCACGGAGGCGGCCCGCGACGTGTTCGTGGCCGAGCACGTGGAGCGGGCTGCCACGCTGGCCGACACGGTCGGGCTGCGGCCGGACGCGCCGGCGCGCGCCGTCGTCCCGCTGGGCGTCGACGCGCTCGGCCGGGCCGCCCGCCGGTCCCTGCAGGCGGGCGAGCCCGCGCTGGCCGTGGAGTACGCCGAGCGCGCCGCCGAGCTGGCCCGCGACGGGGTGCCGGTGGCCGACCGCGTGGTGCACGCCCGGGCGCTGCTCCAGATCGGCCGCCCCGCCGACGCGCTCGCCTCCGCCGAGAAGATCGCGGCCAACGCCGGCGAGCCGGCGGTGCGGGCCAGCGCGCTGCTGCTCGCCGGGCAGGCCCACCAGACCATGGGCGACCAGGCGCGGGCGACGGCCTGCTGGCAGGAGGCGTTGCAGGTGGCCACCGACGGCGGGCTGCCGACCCTGCGCGCCTCGGCGATGCGCCGCCTCGGCATGGCCGACTTCATCGCCGGGCGGCTGGGGCAGGCGAGCAGCCGCCTCGCGGCGTCGTACCAGGTCAGCCTCCAGGTGCAGGACCGTCGGGGGCAGGCGTGGTCGTTGCAGAACCTGGCCTGGGTGACCACCACCAGGGGCGACTTCGCCGGCACCGACGCGGTGCTCGGCCGGGCCGCCCGGCTCTTCGCCGAGCTGAAGGACCCGTACGGGCGGGCGTGGCTGCGCGGCACCACCGCGTTCGCCCGGCTGCTGGCCGGCCGGCTGCGGGAGGCGTGCCGGATGGCGCGGGTCTTCCTGCCGTTCGGCGAGCGGGTCGGCGAGGCGTGGGCGGTGGGCACGCTGCGCGCCGTGGAGGCGTACGCGACCGCCGAGCTGGGCGAGCTGGCCGAGGCGGACCGGGGCGCCCGCCGGGCGTACCGGGAGTTCGCCGCCGCCTCCGACGACTGGGGGCAGGGCTTCGCGCTGGTCGTGCGGGGGGTGGTGGCGCGCGGGCTGGGCGAGCCGGAACACGCCGCCGACCTGCTCACCGACGCGCTGTGGCACGCGCACCGGACGTCGCATCCGCTGCTCACCGGGATGGCCGGCACGCTGCGCGGGTTCGTGGCGCTGGACATGGGCGACTACGACACGGCCGAGCGGGCCGCGCGCTCGGTGCTGACCGCCGTCGAGCCGCACAACCCGCAGGCGCCTGCCCAGGTGGCGCCCCGGGTGCTGCTGGCCACCGCGCGGTTGGCCGCGGGCGACTCCGCCACCGCGGTCGGGCTCCTGGCCCCGGTGGCGACCGTCGCCGCCACCGTGCCCTCGCTGCTCATCTCCCGCCGCCAGACGATGGCCCGGTACGCCGCGGCGCTGCTCGCCCACGGTCAGCGCGAGCAGGCGCTGGACTGGGCCCGGCGGGCGGTGGCCGCCCCGGCGGAGGACGTGCGCAGCCAGGTGGTCGGGGCGATGGTGCTCGCCGAGGCGCTCGCCGAGTGCGGCCGGCCCGTGGAGGCGCTGGCCAGCGCCGAGGAGGCGGTGCGGCTGGCGTACGCGACCGAGCAGCGCAGCGAGCGTCCCGCCGCCGACGCCCTCCGCGCCCGCCTCGCCGCCGGCTGACCGCTCCGGGCGCCCGGCTCCCGGGGCCGGGGCCGTATTGGCGGTTCCGGTGATGCGGCATGTCGGAGGTGGCCGATAGCGTGGCAGATCCGAGGGGTGGTCCGAGGTCGGCCGCGCCGGGGTCTGGGGAGGGCCGGGATGAGGTTGCCGCGTTCGGCCGCGGGATGGACGATCGCGGTCTTCGGCGTGCTGGCGCTGGTCATGGGCGCGGTCGGGCTGCTCTGGCCGGAGGCGCTGCTGCGCATGCTCGGCTTCGAGGTGCCGGCCACCCGCGCGGCCGGTGACCACACCGGCACCTTCCTGACGGCGTCCTCGATGGCCTCGTTCAACATGGGCGTCTACTACCTGCTCGCCACCGCGACCGAGTGGCGCCCGTTCTACCGCTTCACCGTGGTGTTCCGGCTGGTCACGTTCACCGTGTTCGGCATCGCGGTGCTGGCCGACGTCGCGCCCGGCCGGTTCCTCGGGGTGGCCGCCTGGGAGGGCCTCGGTGCGGTGGCGACCGTCGTGGGGCTCTGGTGGGACGAGCGGCGCGCGGGCTCGGCGGCCGGCGGGGGTGGGAGCGTTCTTTCCGCTGGTGCCGCCCCGGCTCCCGATGCGGCTCATTGAGCGGCCGGTCCGGTTGGGTATTTTCTAGAACTGTGACCGAGACCCCGCCCGGCGCCCTGCCGTTGCCCATCGTGCCCGGTCTGACTGATCTGCGCGTCTTTGCCCGGGGCGGCTACGCCACCATCTACAAGGCGACCCAGATCTCCGTGGGCCGCGAGGTCGCGGTCAAGGTCGAGAACCGCACGCTCGACAGCGAGCGGGACCAGGCCCGCTTCCTGCGCGAGGCGCGGGCCGCCGGGCGGATGTCGTCCCACCCGCACGTGGTGGACCTCTTCGACGTCGGGGTCACCGTCGACCAGCATCCCTATCTGATCATGGAACTCTGCGACGGCTCGTACGCGGAGCGGATGCGCACGTCGCCGCTGGGGCCGGCCGAGGCCCGCGACCTCGGCGTCAAGATCGCCGACGCGATCGCCCACTCGCACGCCGCCGGGGTGCTGCACCGCGACGTCAAGCCGGCGAACATCCTCTTCTCGCACTTCAACCCGGCGGTGCTGGCCGACTTCGGGCTGGCCGTGGTGGCCGAGATGCGCGACGCCTCGGTCGCCCTGGAGGTGCTCACCCCGGCTTACGCGCCGCCGGAGATGTTCAACCACAGCCCGCCGTCGCCCGCCGTCGACGTCTACGCCCTCTGCGCGACCCTCTACGCGGTCATGCACGGCCGCCCGCCCCGCTGGCAGTCCGAGCGCAATCCCAGCCTGGTGACGGTGCTGGAGATGTTCCACCAGCCGGTCCCCGGCCTGCCCGGCGTGCCGGACGAGATGATCGACGTGCTGCGGGTCGGCATGTCGAACGACCCGGGCGAGCGCCCGTCGGCCGTCGAGCTGCGCGACCTGCTGGCCGGCCTGCCGCTCGACCCGCCCGGCTCGCCGGTCGGCGGCGCGCCGGTGTCGGGCTCCCCGGTCAGCGGCGGTCCCGCCGGCCGCGCGACCCGCCCCGCTCCGCGACCCCCCGTGGAGGACACGCACCCGACGGTGGCCACGCCCGCCCGGCCCCGCCGGCGGCGCTGGTTCCTCGGCGGCGCCGGGATGGTCGCGTTGGCCGCCTCGGTCAGCGCCGGTGCCTGGCTGGCCGGCGCCGCCTCGGTCCCGGCCCCGTCCCCGACGGCCGACGTGGCCGCGACGAGCGGGGTGCTGCCCGCCTGCGCCGCGGTCGCCGGGCTGCCCGACGGCACGGGCTGCGCCGACGAGCTGGAGTGCTTCGGGCCGATGGAGGTGCGCGGGGCCCGGGCCAGGGCGGCCCGGGTGCCCTGCGACGGCGAGCACACCTGGGAGAGCTACGCCGAGGGCCGGCTCCCCGACACCCTGGTCGGCGCGGATTACACCCGGCTCCGCCAGGCCCCGGCGGTGCGCCGGGTCTGCAACGAGACCACCTTCCGGCTCACCAGCGGGATGAGCCGCGTCGACGGCTGGAACTTCGAGGTGCTGCCCCCGACCGGAGTGGACGCCGACCGGACGTACCGCTGCCTGGCCGGGCGTGGGCTGGACGCGCTCGCCTCACCCACCCTCACCGGTCGCTGAGCCGCGCCCCCGGCGGCGCTCCCGCATCACGCGGACGGTGTCCCGGGGGTCGAGCGTCTCCAGCGTGTCGGCGTCGATGCCGTACTGCCCGGATCCCGGTTGACCCGGGGCTGCCGGTGCGGCCGTCGGCCGCTCGCCGTCCCCCTGTCGGGCCGCCGTCACCGACACCGCCGCGATCATCGTCAGCAGGACGCAGAGCAGCGCCAGAGCCACGCCGGGGAGATCCTGGCGGCCCCGCACGACCAGCGTGACCAGCAGCGCGAGCGCCGCCAGCGCCGCGACGGCCGCCTTCGTCCGCGCGTCGGGCCTGGAAAACCTCACCCGTCCAGCATGTCCACATCGGGCAGACT harbors:
- a CDS encoding serine/threonine-protein kinase yields the protein MTETPPGALPLPIVPGLTDLRVFARGGYATIYKATQISVGREVAVKVENRTLDSERDQARFLREARAAGRMSSHPHVVDLFDVGVTVDQHPYLIMELCDGSYAERMRTSPLGPAEARDLGVKIADAIAHSHAAGVLHRDVKPANILFSHFNPAVLADFGLAVVAEMRDASVALEVLTPAYAPPEMFNHSPPSPAVDVYALCATLYAVMHGRPPRWQSERNPSLVTVLEMFHQPVPGLPGVPDEMIDVLRVGMSNDPGERPSAVELRDLLAGLPLDPPGSPVGGAPVSGSPVSGGPAGRATRPAPRPPVEDTHPTVATPARPRRRRWFLGGAGMVALAASVSAGAWLAGAASVPAPSPTADVAATSGVLPACAAVAGLPDGTGCADELECFGPMEVRGARARAARVPCDGEHTWESYAEGRLPDTLVGADYTRLRQAPAVRRVCNETTFRLTSGMSRVDGWNFEVLPPTGVDADRTYRCLAGRGLDALASPTLTGR
- a CDS encoding adenylate/guanylate cyclase domain-containing protein, yielding MTCPVCGTVAVPGARFCHNCGAALPAAAMLPAAERRVVTVLFGDLSDFTSWSEDLDPERVGAVTDRVLAALAGAVKTFGGHVDKLTGDGIMAVFGAPVTHEDDAERAVRAALSMQRAVRRVLDDERGGGAPLGLRVGLNTGDVIAGIQAAIEYTVIGDTVNTAARLADAAAVGAVYAGARTSAATRHVASWRALRPLRLKGKREPVEAYELLGLLDAPGTRSGLGDEAPFVGRETEIGRVAGRLAEVIDRGEPRVLLMTAEAGLGKSRFAAEVERLAAGYDVGAGRYAAHTGARVLSVRCAAFGERRRLAPLADLVRAAVGLPNDAATALTRPAVEERLRRLNQRLGRSGGDPSPVATDQLLALLGFAELPAGGATDQAEWSTAGQPADADAVPNAVAELLSALAAEAPLVVVVDDLHDATAETIRALGVALSRLTGPVLVLLLGRPELVRTAGALTRVADAEVHALPPLRGADAARLLTSYLGGGKLPQADTDRLLATAQGNPFYLAELVTLLMERGALTAVADRHAPGPGGWRLAPGSLGSRLLSRDLAAVLAARIDALPVDARSVLRDAAVVGDTVPAGALEALREQRAGRDGRPAAVIAVELERAVEELLQRRMLHRARAGYAFATPLMREAAYAGVSKAELAERHAALARWAATDPPAGAGAPGGFTEAARDVFVAEHVERAATLADTVGLRPDAPARAVVPLGVDALGRAARRSLQAGEPALAVEYAERAAELARDGVPVADRVVHARALLQIGRPADALASAEKIAANAGEPAVRASALLLAGQAHQTMGDQARATACWQEALQVATDGGLPTLRASAMRRLGMADFIAGRLGQASSRLAASYQVSLQVQDRRGQAWSLQNLAWVTTTRGDFAGTDAVLGRAARLFAELKDPYGRAWLRGTTAFARLLAGRLREACRMARVFLPFGERVGEAWAVGTLRAVEAYATAELGELAEADRGARRAYREFAAASDDWGQGFALVVRGVVARGLGEPEHAADLLTDALWHAHRTSHPLLTGMAGTLRGFVALDMGDYDTAERAARSVLTAVEPHNPQAPAQVAPRVLLATARLAAGDSATAVGLLAPVATVAATVPSLLISRRQTMARYAAALLAHGQREQALDWARRAVAAPAEDVRSQVVGAMVLAEALAECGRPVEALASAEEAVRLAYATEQRSERPAADALRARLAAG